The nucleotide window ATTTTTCGGTGAAACGAACTTTAAACAAAGAGtctatatattgattatttgtattaattaggctATTCAACCCATGTATATGACTCGATagtgaaaccgtctcatacaagatttagtttgttttctttctttgttttagAACTCTTTTCTTCAAACACACTGTTACTCTTTAGATAATTAGATGTGATACTCCTATTCCCTTTGCTCTTCGGCTGTCtcattgaaattttttactattaatattaaggattaaattagtatattgaCAAGCGTGTAAAAGTGAATTGACTCTAAAGTTGataaaagggagtattatttattgttttaacaatttattttcaGTATTTTGTTGATAGTTCTGGCCTCTGGGACCATTTAAAGTTTACAACGAGTATTATTTAGAgggaaaaaaaaagtcaaaaaagggACATTTTCAAAGTTGTGGCCATCATTGTGCCTTACTTTTACTCTTTGCCACTTTTCCTGGCCATCCCACGAGTATGGGCCATTATTGACACCTTAACTCATCTTTTCTTTTTAcgcaaattcttaaataagacgGTTTAATGGTAAGATAATCTGACCCATGTACATTTAATCTATCAAAATGATCTTATAGTTtcaaaatgatcaattacaaaaatagaaaatttgaactaaataagcaaaataatatgaaaaagtCAAACAATAAGCAatgttttataatattttccaaAGTAAGCACTTTTTTCCCAGAGCTGAGGTTTGGgttattcgctgttactaacagcaaacaaaaaggctggtaaaaaaaagtcaagttaTTTGTTCGTTGCTACTAACAACGAATAaagactttgatttttttttaccagGTCTTCGTAATAACTACAAACAAAGGAGATCTGGTCAAACAAGGTCAAGCTTTTGTTCGCTTAAGTAACGGCGAACAAAAGTTTAACCCCGTTTGACCAGGTAAaacctttgttcgctgttatttaacagcgaacaaagaacttgacttttttttgacccGCCTTCTTTGTTAGctttagtaacagcgaacaacctAAACCTCAGCTCTAGAAAAAACTGACCATCTCATTGCAAGACGGTCTTATACAAGGCGAGATGCTTTTTTCTATACTTGAACTTTTAAAGCCTGAATGTCATTTTTCTTTTACCTTGTTTGGTTCAGTGTTTTACTTCTATTCAAACCAAGAATACAAAGCATAATTCTGTTACAAAACCTACATGTTACAAATATCTTCTCAAACAGTTTCTTAACTAAGAACTGATAATGGCTCCTAACATAGCTGCAATCCTAACCCAAAACAGCTACAAAATCATCAttgttttatcatctatattTCTTGAGTGGATCCTAATACTTCTCCTTCTATCTAACTCTTTCTTTTCTTACATAATTACCAAATTTGCAGCTTACTTTAACCTTAAACAACCCTGCATTTTATGCTCTAGACTCGATCATTTGATCGAGCCTTCAAAAACCGCGGATTTCTACAAATCTTTAGTTTGTGATATTCATGCTACTCAAATATCAAACTTGGGTTACTGCCCAAATCATCACACATTTGCTGAATTACAGCAAATGTGTGGGGAATGTTTTCCCAAGACACCCAAAAATGTGCCATTTTGTGCATTTGACAGTAATGAAAAGTTTCGAAAATGCTTGTGTTGCGAGAAAATATTGGGCGATAAACTTGATACATCGCGCTGTTTTACTGTCAGAGACGGGCTAGTGATCAGTGATCATGGTAATCACAGTGGTTCAGAATGTGAACATCAGATCATTTCTGATGTTGGAAGTTTTTACCTTAGAGAAACAGCAGAAGAGGACAGTAGTCAAGGTGATCAAGTTGAAGATCATGCAGGTAGAAATGATAGTTTCTTTGTATAATGCATATGTTTCCAAGTATTTTGTAGCAATTGAATCcgtgttactcggactcttcatctTACTTCACGTATCTGTGTCTGATCTTTGATGTTTGGACATTAGTAttacacttagacacttcattttaggcgtaaaattgaatatttagacgtattgACACTTAGACATGTACCAATATCCAATAACAGTACCTGAGTCTAAGTAACATGGAATTGATTAATAGGCTCAATCTGGTTGGTTCTTCCTTTACCTTGCAGTTGAAGTTTAatagaatataatatattatggggTCTACGACCATCAACttaaagcttttggttgagttagctCTTAGAGCCaatgtgacaaaaggtcacgggtTCTAATCTCATCCAACACTCATTTCATTTCaagtaatatatttatataagacCAGACCAGGTATGAGAAAAGCTTGTGCTGCATCCATAAATCTAATTCAAAGGGCTCTTACGTGAGGAACTAATAGTCATTGCAGCtacaaccattagcttaagcctTTGATTAAGTATATTGTATACTCTATTAGAATTGTAAGTAGAAATTTTCATATTTGATATTTATGGGGTTTTGAATTTTACCTTGAAAGTCAAACTATTGTAACATAATCCACCAGCtaattcgccttttgaattcaGAATTCGCtcaaaattgttgaaaaatagcccaaaatcgaccataattcgctttttccGATTCACAATTCATAATGAAGATTAGCTAATCATGCTTCTTGGTTTTGGATTAATCAAGTTGTTAAATCTTTAGTCTCATGCTTCCTATAACATAGTATCACTAATGAAAACAACTTTCTTTCACTGTTTCAGTTGGAAAGCAGATGGAACATTCTAGAAGTGAAGACAAGACACTATCCAGTGCAGAGTCCCACTCTAAAGTGGTAGAGTTTCAGCACACAAGTCATCTAAGCAAGATGTTAGGAGGAGATCGTGATGTTTTCTTTACACTAAGACAACTCAAATTAGATCTCGAAGCAGAACAAAAAGCTCGAAATGAGCTGTACGCAGAACTAGAAGCAGAAAGAAATGCTGCTGCAATTGCTGCAAATCAGACAATGGCAATGATAACAAGGCTTCAAGAGGAGAAAGCCGCAACACAGATGGAAGCACTACATTATCAAAGGGTAATGGATGAGCAATCTGAGTATGACCAAGAAGCATTGAACGTCTTAAATGAGTCAGTATCCAAGCtcgagaaagaaaaagaagagctCGAGAAGGAACTAGGAAGGTATCGTGAGCGGGTTTTGGATTACGAGGCAAAAGAAAAGGCGATGATGTTGATTCAAAAATGTAACGAGAATTTTTGTTCTTCGTGCAGCATTGATAATGACAGTGATGTGCTATCTATTGATCTAAACAAGGATACATCTCTTATGGAATGTTCTAAGCAATGGGGTGCCATTGAAGATTCATTGGAGGAGCTCGAGGAAGAGAGAATGTCGATAATAAAAGAGCTGAAGGAGTTGGAAGAGAAGCTTCAGAAAAGTGCAAAACAGGATGATCAGAACTTGTTGGAGGAATCAGAACCAAATGCAGATTTGTGCAGCCAAGAAGTGAATTTAGTCTCTTGTTTTCCTACTTGTTTACCGAATGAAAATCACCCGAAAACAATGGCTTCTGTTGCTAGGAAGTTGCTCGATCTTGTTGAATCAGATGATGATATAGAGAGGGAAGACATGGGGTTGACTAATGAAGTTGGGTTTGATAGAGAAACCGAAAACAAAAGGGTTGCAATGGAAAAGGAGATGAATCATGTATATGGAAGGCTACAAGCGTTAGAGGCAGATACCGAGTTCTTAAGGCATTGTATCGCGTCTGTGAATAAAGGGAATGAAGGATTAAGTGTACTTCAAGAGATCTTGCAACATCTCCGCGAGTTAAGAGATGCAGAGATTTGTTTGTGATGGAATGTAGTTAGTGTTGTTGCACTGAGTGCGCGCATTTCTCCTTGTCGTCTCCTTGGAGGGGGCACGGTATGATCTGTCTGCTACCCTTCTCCCTGAACCCTGACTTTGTGCGGGATACTGGGTTGTTGACTCTTGATTCTTGTTGGTGCCCAAGTCTTTCACTCATTTGTTATGTTTTTGGTTCTTTATGATCTTTAAGAATTAGACAATCTTATCTTCTACCTTTTGAAAGAGATTTTGAATTTATGATATGATGAAAGGAACCCCAAGCATAGAGCTAAGAGACCTGTTTCTAGTTGGTTTTCCCTCCATTTTAGACAAACAATGCAGAGTTTAAGCAATAATGCAACCATGAACTCAACCAGAATTCAATGCTCTCCATGATGTAGGAACTAAAATAGATGCTTTTAGTGAAATTTCAACTAAAAGTTACTTAACATCAATCACTTAAGAAcacatgtataaatatatatatgaatacatAAAGTTATAATAACCTTTGATGCCTGACTTCTATAAGAAAAGAGGGAATGAGTATTGCAAActattgtataatatatattagtatCAAACCATTAATACCTCTAATCTGTCCACTATGATCTGGATCAGGGTGTGCTATCAccaagaaaaataagaatgaaacAAGAACGAAAAAgattacttttgttttttatttttcttagtcGATTTCTCTATTAACGACAACTACTTATTTATATACAAAAGGtcaaaaaatcttatttgaaaatcTTTTTCCAAATAAACTCTAATATCACTTCTTTTACCTTAATTAAATTCATGGTCAATGATAACTTATCCTTAATCTATTTTTAGTGATCTTTTAGGAGTAtgcattttaactttttttagtcTAACTTATTAGTCTAAAACTGTACGTTATTCTCTAGTAAGCAACGTCTTCATATTAATCTCAtacatatttaatatttatcgtTAGATTGATCCTTAAACTTAATCTTTCAATCTCCCACTTGTTCGTAAACAAGATAACAATACTAGAATTCCCTAAGTCTCATGATATCAGATTTTACCAATATAATTCACAACTACTTGTAATACTAAAATGTTACCGCAAAACCCTTTCTTGCTCTCTTTGATTTTGAACTAATCTTACTTGAATTACAAATTTGCCCACAATGCATGGTCATGCTTTAATTCTTAGTTCTCACTCGCAGGTGGCCCAAATATCAATTCTATCGATATAGAACGATTTATTAAATCTTGTAAAACCAACTACTACTACTGACCCAATTATTGTCTTTATAATCATAATTTAAGGTGAAATTTAACAAAGTTAAAAATAGAACAATACAACAATGTAGTAAATGATTACTCATGTCTATAGAATCCATTAAAAACGTTACTAAGAATCTATAATTAGAATCTGTCACTGTCACGTCTCAATATATTTGATGGATATCCGAATAATTGAATAGGCATCTCTATGTTTCCATATTGCAAATAATCTCTTGAGTCCTACTCTGTGATAAATTAAGGGTTATATCATTATGATTTTGGTCCACCTTGTGAAACTCCTCTTTTCAGAACATTTCTAATACTCCCGCTCAAAACCATATCTTTAACAAAATACTAAATTAAGattaaatataaacaattaatttttgataaacCTACATAAATGTGATTTTACAATGATAACAACGACAATCATTTAAATTTACGAACTTTTCTGTCTAACCCATAGCCTTAGTATGACACTCATGTTTAGGCTATGGTAATTGTTTACTCAAAAAAACCTGCGACATGGTCATCAATATAAACTTGCAGATTATCAAATTTCTTTTAGAAACtgattttctgaaaaaaaaagtttcctAAATACAATTTTAATCTTTTACGTGATCTCCAAGATCacatttcataatttctagcattacATGCAACAACATGCAATAACGTACTTTCATTCTGTAGTAAAATATGTTATGGTGTTTTGTTGGAAACTTTTTCAACTTCCTACACTCTACTTAGACTAAAGAATCGAGAATCATCTTAATTTGATCGGAAAAATTACATCTGTGTAACCACCAATTAAATGGGTTTGGCTCTAGATCTAGGGTCTTCCAACCCAATTTCTCTCTCTAAACCAATTTGAGATTTAGACCTACTAGATCGTCCAAGACCCATCAGACCCACTGTAAATTTGACCTACTATAAAACcccaaaatcaattttaaatttgttctAAATCTCTATTCAATTTAGACTTATATACAACTTATAAATCCATTTTAGTACTAATGAAACCTCTAAaatgcaaaaagtttaaatttgaataattaaattaagatcCATTTAGAATCAGTTTAAGACCTTAGATCTATCATACCTGATAGGTCTAACTCTAAGTCCAAAATATTTAGAGCCTTAAGGGTTCGAATCTTGGTATGGATTCACTAAAAATTAGTGGATCtaaataagaattttattaaaccCAACCCAAAATTGACCTTTGACCATCTCTACATTTGAATTTGCTTCTATtgtagaaaaaatataaaagaaaactaCATTTGAAttttgcttctctcgtttctttattattagtttttttgttttcttttattttgtagttttttctacttatttattttatttataggcttttaatttatcttttccgtgtagttacatttctttatcttttttgaGCCGGAGGACTCCTTtgaccgcgctctcctttatgggtatgagttgctgccgtccttccctccccagactctGTCTATAGTTTTTCTACGAGCGGAATACACTgagtaagatgatgatgatgaaaacaGAAAAAACTTTCTTGATTATTTcaataaatgagaaaaaaagaACTTTGTATAATCACtacaaatgaaaaacaaaaagaaaagtaaaagaataaaatactcgaacttgctctgataccacgttacaagttacaattacaaaataatttccATTGTTTAGACGGAGAAAAGGACGAATGCACAAGAATGGAAGAGAAGAAAAGAGATTTCTTATTCATCgagacacatatatatacatgaggTTGAAAGATGTATAACAACCTCTTAACAAACTAACATATGTGGCATTACAAAACAAAATACATGTACATATAATAGAATTAGTTATGTAATGAAATCGCGTATTATTAAACCAATATAAttaacataaaaacataatatctaAATACAACATTGATACTAAGTATTAAAGCAGGAATCAAAGTTTATGCAATCCACTTTCATGATTGGTATATCTCTATTTAAATTTTCTCTCTTGTGTTATGTTGGTACGGTGTATCCAGAGTTCGAAaccactataaaaaaaatagcaagACTACCAAACGAATCTTAATCAAACTCCTAAAAAATGGGGAAACGTCTTGCAACTATTATCGCCAACATATCCATATCTACTCTGAAAACACAATACATGACATACAATCTATTTGGGTATGTCTGGGGCTGCTTCTATTTTATGGGAACCACGTCGTTCCCCCAATTATTCATAAATGATCTCAAGCATCTCTCAGCAACTAATTTAGAATGTAAAACTTTTTATAATCCTTGATAAAGTCTTTGCCAGTAAGAGGGCTCGTCTGGCAACATAGTGTATGCAATTGCAGCAGTAACTGCAATAATCGAAGACAACACAGCAGCCCGCTTTCCCCATCCTTTGGAGAAATTGGCAAGTAAAGACTTGCAATATTTATCGGCCTCATTCAACGAGCGTTTCTGATCTTCAAACTCTTTTCCAGCCAAAGCTAGTTCAGTCTGTAAGgagttttaagatttaaaatcaGCGAATATAGGTTTGCTAGAATAATGAATAAAGTCTTAAGCAGCTTAAAACTAGGAATCACACATAAAATATGTTTCCTTAAGAAGTTTGTTCAATGCTAGCGTCATCTAAAGGAAGAAACTTACTAGGAAATGAGGaatacaacaaaaaattcaGAGAGTAATAGTTGAATCTATTTTAAGCAGGAAGAAAAGAGTGGAGAGCCAAAAGAACACCACAAAGCAAAATGATGCTTATACTTTCTATAGCGTCACCGTGTGATTGAGCAGATACGTGAAATTTAGCAGTCCCCTAACCTCATCCTAACACGAGGGCAAATCCCTTAAAGGCAACTGTTTTCCAAAAATGCAAAGATCACAGCATTgcacaaaacattaaaaattttgaaagtCGAAAACCATAACACGCCATTCTAGTATCTTTCCATATAGTATATATCTTTCAAATTTCATGCTGGTCACAAATACCTTTTTCTTGAAACTCTGAAGAATGGTTTGCACTTGCTCCACATTAGATTCCGGAGAAGATTCTAAAGTAGACAGAAACTTCTTTCCTTCAAATAGCTTCTTTAGAATGATGACGCTTCCCTCGATATTGTCCAAATACAAACGATCCTGTTCAAGAAacattagaattaaaaacatatGAAGAAAGTGGAAAAATTTCCCCAAGTATATACAAGTTTGGAGAAAAACCTAAAGAAACTAGAGGCAACagcaggaaaaagaaaaaacagaaATCCTGACAGTCTCATCAAAAGAGGAAAGGGCCGAAGAAATTCCTCACCCATTGCTTATAGCATTCTTGATTTTCAGTCAAACACCAAATAGCAACATCTACGGCTTCTTCAGATAGTGAATAAACACCTATATCATAATTTCTCAATTTAGAGAAAAAATAAGGTTCGTAATGATACGACTATGGACAACAAGAATACCAATACAGCAGAAAAAAAAATCGCACCTTCTTTGGTAGCGTTTATAGCAAGGTCAAAAATCTGCTGGGATACTTGTTTCAATGCTTTGCCTCCAGAAGACCCAGCCAAAGCAACCTCTTTTAGGATTGGATACACCGCATGGAACCTATCTGTTTCCTGTGCCAACATAAAATTCACAACAGTTTGCATAATTTTAGAGAAggaaaaaaagattttttttttggaaataggaaacaaaaataaaaggtGAAAGGGACGAAATTGTCCTGCAACATATTCAGTTCCTGATCTGCACCTTAATTTTGGCAGAAGCCAACGGGAATGACAGTTTCATTAGAGTAAAAAGAGCTGCAGGTGGCACAAGGCGCTCTCCCTTTCTTACAACTCCATTTAGTAGTAATTGCCGAGCTTTTGGCATTAATAAAATTCTGCATACACAATAAAAAGGAAAAGTAAACAATTTTGAAGGGAACTCAAAGCAAAAAGTTGTACGCCTGTAATCTAACAAAGAGAAAAAGTTTTGAAGTTCTATCAATTACTACCTTTCCACCAGCTGCAAAATCAAGTCTCTGAATTGTGGAGTAACAGCGTTCTCACTTAGCATTGGCAAAAGAACTTGGATCCACATATACAATCCTACAACCAAATCTCCCTGGCAAGCCTACATGATGCAAGCTTGAATTACAGGCAAGAGTATTGTTTTAAGGAGCTTATTCAAATTCGATCATACAAAAATACCTGAGTAATCACCCAGATAGTGAGGTAAAGTTTCTCTCGACCAAAGTATTTTTGGCCTTCCTTCAAGATAGGTAGTTGGTTGAACAATACGTCTGGTTTTCGCCGAAGTACCATTGCAAACACAATAAATTTCACAACCTAGAGCAAAGCTCGAAACAAGACAAGTATGCTTAATTTGACGGTCAAATACAGTACTCTgatgattaaaagaaaatgctTACATTTAATACCAGATATACCTTGACATTCAACTTGATTTTCCTTTCTAAAAGCTCTAGCAAGAAGTAACACGTAGAAAAATGAAGCTCAATTACGTATCATTCAGAAAAGTAGAATTCAGAGGAGTTGAGGAGCATAATCTACCAAAATCTATGTATCTCAACCTCCCAAACATGCATAAAGGAAAGATAGAAAATCCCTGTAGCTATTATTGTATCTATCATCTTGTAAAACCACAACAATCCAATGAAAACTCTTGTCAGGAGCCTATAAACTTAATTATTGCAAAGTCAGTTATTAAATTAAGCTACTGACACAACAACAAAAGCAATACAGAGACTTTAAAGTTGTGTAATCTTCAAAGTCATCCCCACATTGCCATTGGTTCATACTGAGCTTCTCAATCCAACATATTTTATATTCAATAGAATATCGTAAACCCTGGACTAtcatatagattaagaatatcAAATACAAAGCTAATTAGTTAATAAAACTTCTATCAGTACATGGGAAATAAAACTCTTGAACCATGTTATACACTTCAACTTGTTATACATTATCAGTGCTGTGATATCTAATGATAATCCTCTTGAAACAAATCAAGCTTCTTCTGCAGCATATGTGCCCAACATAAATATGATAGGCAAGACGGTTTCCATTTCAAAATCTCAATCAAAtatcaatttcattttagtaattaattttttttcatagtTGGAAAGTATACTTCCAGGTCATTCGATGTTATACAAGCATAAAAACTGAGCAACAGCAAATAAGTTTCTCCGATCCGAACAAAATAAGCATTAGCAAATTGGACACAAAATAAGTAATCTACTGAAATAACGTAAGAAAATTCATGCAGTATAGGAAATGAATGGTACTCCTAATAGttaatttaatttacaatttacaagAGAGTGaagtttgaaaataaaaaggGAAAGAGAAGGTCAAAAACTTTTTGTTATAACTAAAGGGACTTATCTGATTAGAATATAAAGTCAAAATCATACTATCCAGTACTAAATTTTGGATAAAAGATAAACCCAAGAGATGATATCCTACAGAATCTTTGAgaaaaactaggttaagaagaAGACACCATGTTATTGGACACTTCCTTGAACCACTTAGACCAATATATTTTAGCTACATGAATTCCATGTGACTTTTTTCTTTTAACTACAGAGCAATAGAGTATTCATAAACATGTCAACAGTGTACTAACAATGAGAGAAGAACTTCCACTCTCAAAATTGTATCCAacatttaaacaaaatttcCTCTTTCTCATCGTTCATACAACTTCATAAGAGAAATCATTTTACACAGTAAAATATCCAGATTCACTGCAGTGTATGGAGGAGTGGAGCAGGGCCCTTTGTACTTCAGTCAGTACATGATCTAGCGACCAGCATTCAAGCTAAGAGTTCAAACAACATGaattactttgacaaataatgattatgattattaaatgAAATATGTCAAGTAATGACACCCACACAAAGCCAAAATCATCTTAAAAATATGGCTCAATAACCGACTACAACGAAATCCAAAGAATCTATTGTGTCAAAATCAAGCATCAAAGCCAGTTCCTCCTGCCTAAATATCAAAACAATCATATGCATTATCATTAGATGCTCAAAGACAaccaataaaagaaaaaaaacaaaaatctacTCACGGTGTATGCATTTAGACTGTCCATTAACCACAAACTAGCAAATTATTGGGTCATACCAGGATCATAGGACAGAAGCTATAGCTAACAAAAAGGTCTTTTACTTAAAGATCCTTGAAACAGTTTTAACAAGATGTACCTGACACTTTGAAGGAGGTGATTGTTGTTGAAGTCGAGCCACCTTTTTGGAACCCTTAACAGTTCCTTGATGAGTTGGTAGATCAGCAAGAATGTCATCCCAAAGCCATAAAACAAAAGAACCAAGAGCATCAACAGATTGTTTGTTTAACCATTCCATAGAAGTCTTGTACACAGCAGAAGGTACATGACAAAGAGGTATCTGAAATTTCAAAAACAATCACTTTCTTCTATGTTTCAAAATGCAAGAATGATTATATTAGTCAGTTctaattcattaaaaattaagGATAAATAAAGGTTGCAGATCACATAGATGATTCTCCTTAAAAATGACAAaacatgattaattaataaaaacccaaaaatttccttaggtttttttattctactattataatgacttttattattttcaagGAATAGAAAAGAATCCTCTTTACCAAATTCTAAATGTAAT belongs to Amaranthus tricolor cultivar Red isolate AtriRed21 chromosome 17, ASM2621246v1, whole genome shotgun sequence and includes:
- the LOC130804454 gene encoding myosin-binding protein 3 isoform X2, with amino-acid sequence MAPNIAAILTQNSYKIIIVLSSIFLEWILILLLLSNSFFSYIITKFAAYFNLKQPCILCSRLDHLIEPSKTADFYKSLVCDIHATQISNLGYCPNHHTFAELQQMCGECFPKTPKNVPFCAFDSNEKFRKCLCCEKILGDKLDTSRCFTVRDGLVISDHGNHSGSECEHQIISDVGSFYLRETAEEDSSQGDQVEDHAVGKQMEHSRSEDKTLSSAESHSKVVEFQHTSHLSKMLGGDRDVFFTLRQLKLDLEAEQKARNELYAELEAERNAAAIAANQTMAMITRLQEEKAATQMEALHYQRVMDEQSEYDQEALNVLNESVSKLEKEKEELEKELGSIDNDSDVLSIDLNKDTSLMECSKQWGAIEDSLEELEEERMSIIKELKELEEKLQKSAKQDDQNLLEESEPNADLCSQEVNLVSCFPTCLPNENHPKTMASVARKLLDLVESDDDIEREDMGLTNEVGFDRETENKRVAMEKEMNHVYGRLQALEADTEFLRHCIASVNKGNEGLSVLQEILQHLRELRDAEICL
- the LOC130804454 gene encoding myosin-binding protein 3 isoform X1, translating into MAPNIAAILTQNSYKIIIVLSSIFLEWILILLLLSNSFFSYIITKFAAYFNLKQPCILCSRLDHLIEPSKTADFYKSLVCDIHATQISNLGYCPNHHTFAELQQMCGECFPKTPKNVPFCAFDSNEKFRKCLCCEKILGDKLDTSRCFTVRDGLVISDHGNHSGSECEHQIISDVGSFYLRETAEEDSSQGDQVEDHAVGKQMEHSRSEDKTLSSAESHSKVVEFQHTSHLSKMLGGDRDVFFTLRQLKLDLEAEQKARNELYAELEAERNAAAIAANQTMAMITRLQEEKAATQMEALHYQRVMDEQSEYDQEALNVLNESVSKLEKEKEELEKELGRYRERVLDYEAKEKAMMLIQKCNENFCSSCSIDNDSDVLSIDLNKDTSLMECSKQWGAIEDSLEELEEERMSIIKELKELEEKLQKSAKQDDQNLLEESEPNADLCSQEVNLVSCFPTCLPNENHPKTMASVARKLLDLVESDDDIEREDMGLTNEVGFDRETENKRVAMEKEMNHVYGRLQALEADTEFLRHCIASVNKGNEGLSVLQEILQHLRELRDAEICL
- the LOC130804161 gene encoding uncharacterized protein LOC130804161, translating into MENETAAVIEQILSENSDFGFNGDSYYYNSNNHSNSEWKTVSRRQRKQKGKFSDLPVNSSAGVDHRHRQVVEAQLAVLDQFKSFSGGDSVENGVVEHDDNADVVEAEKSKPKKVKKPKVSISQAADEIDADHLAAYLVDISVTYESQPDIQLMRFADFYGKAFGSVGSTQFPWLKILKESSVSEMVDIPLCHVPSAVYKTSMEWLNKQSVDALGSFVLWLWDDILADLPTHQGTVKGSKKVARLQQQSPPSKCQVVKFIVFAMVLRRKPDVLFNQLPILKEGQKYFGREKLYLTIWVITQACQGDLVVGLYMWIQVLLPMLSENAVTPQFRDLILQLVERILLMPKARQLLLNGVVRKGERLVPPAALFTLMKLSFPLASAKIKETDRFHAVYPILKEVALAGSSGGKALKQVSQQIFDLAINATKEGVYSLSEEAVDVAIWCLTENQECYKQWDRLYLDNIEGSVIILKKLFEGKKFLSTLESSPESNVEQVQTILQSFKKKTELALAGKEFEDQKRSLNEADKYCKSLLANFSKGWGKRAAVLSSIIAVTAAIAYTMLPDEPSYWQRLYQGL